One genomic window of Ammospiza nelsoni isolate bAmmNel1 chromosome 4, bAmmNel1.pri, whole genome shotgun sequence includes the following:
- the LOC132072741 gene encoding glycerol-3-phosphate acyltransferase 3 isoform X1: protein MEVVWALGQVGAVWMAVVLGLIVLPSALGISLGISEAYMWVLVKTLEWATIRLQKGAKKPQPQPPRTPSATGIIERDETPMEKEIALLHRADFEFSHIFYFCRKGMEAIVEDEVTQRFSSEELLSWNLLTRTNVNFHYISLRLTVVWVIGVVVRYCILLPLRFSLAAIGITSMIVGTTVVGQLPNGRVKNYLSEVVHLTCSRILVRALSGTIHYHNKENRPQKGGICVANHTSPIDAIILTNDGCYAMVGQVHGGLMGIIQRATVKACPHVWFERSEMKDRHLVTKRLREHVADKSKLPILIFPEGTCINNTSVMMFKKGSFEIGGTIYPVAIKYDPQFGDAFWNSSKYNIVSYLLRIMTSWAIVCNVWYLPPMVRKEDEDAVQFANRVRSAIARQGGLTELPWDGGLKRAKVKNTFKEEQQKNYSKMLVRNGSVGSLSAETESD, encoded by the exons ATGGAGGTCGTGTGGGCCTTGGGGCAGGTGGGCGCCGTGTGGATGGCGGTGGTGCTCGGGCTCATCGTGCTACCCTCGGCTCTGGGCATCTCGCTGGGCATCTCTGAAGCCTATATGTGGGTGCTGGTGAAGACGCTGGAG TGGGCCACTATCCGGTTACAAAAAGGTGCCAAAAAGCCGCAGCCGCAGCCGCCACGGACTCCTTCTGCCACTG GTATCATTGAAAGGGATGAAACGCCTATGGAGAAAGAAATTGCTCTTCTGCATCGAGCAGACTTCGAATTCTCCCACATTTTTTACTTCTGCAGAAAGGGGATGGAGGCTATTGTGGAAGATGAAGTCACTCAGCGATTTTCCTCAgaagagctgctctcctggaatCTGCTCACAAGAACTAATGTCAACTTCCATTACATCAGCCTGAGGCTGACTGTCGTGTGGGTCATTGGGGTGGTAGTGCGCTACTGCATCCTGCTGCCCCTACG CTTTAGCCTCGCTGCCATTGGGATTACGTCAATGATTGTAGGAACAACTGTGGTGGGACAGCTGCCAAATGGCAG GGTGAAAAACTACCTGAGCGAAGTGGTTCACCTCACGTGCTCCCGCATCCTTGTCCGAGCTCTGTCTGGCACTATCCATTACCATAACAA GGAAAACAGACCTCAGAAAGGAGGAATTTGTGTTGCCAACCATACATCACCAATAGATGCGATCATTTTGACAAATGATGGATGCTATGCAATG GTGGGCCAGGTTCACGGTGGGCTGATGGGCATTATCCAGCGAGCCACGGTCAAGGCCTGTCCCCACGTCTGGTTCGAGCGCTCCGAGATGAAGGACCGCCATCTAGTGACAAAAAG ACTCAGGGAACATGTGGCAGATAAAAGCAAGCTCCCAATCTTAATTTTTCCAGAAG GTACCTGCATAAACAATACATCTGTGATGATGTTCAAAAAGGGGAGCTTTGAAATAGGAGGGACAATCTATCCTGTTGCAATCAAA TATGATCCTCAGTTTGGAGATGCCTTCTGGAACAGCAGCAAATACAATATCGTGAGTTATCTGCTGCGAATAATGACCAGCTGGGCCATCGTTTGCAATGTGTGGTACTTGCCACCAATGGTTAGAAAG GAAGATGAAGATGCTGTTCAGTTTGCCAACAGAGTGAGGTCAGCCATTGCTCGCCAGGGAGGACTGACTGAACTCCCATG